From the Streptomyces syringium genome, one window contains:
- a CDS encoding peptidase M50, translated as MSVPARRPALRPEVLLSPGMRRGTARIHVVKDPASGKSFEVGPKEYFLMARLDGERTLDGIGEEYARHFGRALGEAHWRRLLGLLWERGLLVGAEPVAPAPVEPPPRPTLWKGKLRLVADASATTERLYRATGFALSARFLLPVLALVGAMEATLVLHLEGLVRDTGWLLSRPVPLLAVFSLLWVSTALHELAHGVVARHFGGTVGEIGLRWHLPMVFMYCEVGNYLYLRTRWAQVATAVAGTVMNLLFLLPFAALWGVLPAGDPVRAAVAGLLTLGTAQALVNLVPLPPLDGYRMLAHALGMADYATESRRFLRLLSARVLRRGPGVGAYPRGARIAYAAYGVGSVALVGGSGVGFVLLCHHFLADRYGVPAAVVPALLVAVLVAVTGPWARRGPAR; from the coding sequence ATGAGCGTGCCGGCGCGGCGGCCGGCGCTCCGCCCTGAGGTACTGCTCAGCCCGGGGATGCGGCGGGGGACGGCCCGCATCCATGTGGTGAAGGACCCGGCGAGCGGAAAGTCCTTCGAGGTCGGGCCCAAGGAGTACTTCCTGATGGCCCGCCTCGACGGGGAGCGAACCCTGGACGGGATCGGCGAGGAGTACGCGCGGCACTTCGGGCGCGCTCTGGGCGAGGCGCACTGGCGGCGGCTGCTGGGGCTTCTGTGGGAGCGCGGTCTGCTGGTGGGCGCCGAGCCGGTCGCCCCCGCGCCGGTGGAGCCGCCGCCCCGCCCGACGCTGTGGAAGGGCAAGCTCCGGCTGGTCGCCGACGCCTCCGCCACCACTGAGCGGCTGTACCGGGCGACCGGCTTCGCCTTGTCCGCCCGCTTCCTGCTGCCGGTGCTGGCGCTGGTCGGGGCCATGGAGGCCACACTCGTCCTGCACCTGGAGGGGCTCGTCCGGGACACGGGCTGGCTGCTGAGCCGTCCGGTGCCGCTGCTCGCGGTGTTCAGCCTGCTGTGGGTGAGCACGGCGCTGCACGAATTGGCGCACGGGGTGGTCGCCCGGCACTTCGGGGGCACCGTCGGCGAGATCGGACTGCGCTGGCACCTGCCCATGGTGTTCATGTACTGCGAGGTCGGCAATTACCTGTATCTGCGCACCCGGTGGGCACAGGTGGCCACCGCGGTGGCGGGCACCGTCATGAACCTCCTGTTCCTGCTGCCCTTCGCCGCGCTGTGGGGCGTGCTGCCCGCCGGGGACCCGGTGCGCGCCGCCGTGGCGGGCCTGCTGACCCTCGGCACGGCACAGGCGCTGGTCAATCTGGTGCCCCTGCCCCCGCTGGACGGCTACCGGATGCTCGCCCACGCGCTGGGCATGGCCGACTACGCGACCGAGAGCCGGCGCTTCCTGCGCCTGTTGTCCGCCCGTGTCCTGCGGCGCGGCCCCGGCGTCGGCGCGTACCCGCGCGGGGCACGGATCGCCTACGCCGCCTACGGCGTCGGGTCGGTGGCGCTCGTCGGCGGCAGCGGCGTGGGGTTCGTGCTGCTGTGTCACCACTTTCTGGCGGACCGCTACGGCGTGCCGGCCGCCGTCGTCCCCGCCCTGCTGGTCGCCGTCCTGGTCGCGGTGACCGGCCCCTGGGCCCGCCGCGGCCCAGCCCGCTGA
- a CDS encoding lantibiotic dehydratase C-terminal domain-containing protein, with the protein MPETTTGEWQALHIHYAANPRPLLIQCVSPLLAQLTADGLLAGHFFINYWLEGPHVRLRLRPATAQATDEVLARAERAVGRFLRERPALYEVDSSGFLNEFYNTLFELEFAEEERGGFLAPDGRMRLRPNNSFSREPYEPEYGKYGGPAGVELAEWHFQHSSELVIDAVREMNLHLRTVRLGTAAQLMMVMAGVFLPDRAELIDYLDRYHAFWHKAFSGTDLIGSDAYDRAYASMGSGLGRRFDAVRAAVGDGGTGRLPGFLSGWARHCRELRDRATALTTGEGLVFRSWDSTRDERITDPAVSLPLLLSPYMHMTNNRLHVTIRDEAYLSHVLGRALREGAPPAEAGR; encoded by the coding sequence ATGCCCGAGACGACCACGGGCGAGTGGCAGGCCCTGCACATCCACTACGCCGCCAACCCGCGGCCCCTGCTGATCCAGTGCGTCAGCCCGCTCCTGGCCCAGCTGACCGCCGACGGACTGCTCGCGGGCCACTTCTTCATCAACTACTGGCTGGAGGGCCCGCACGTACGGCTGCGCCTGAGACCGGCGACCGCACAGGCCACGGACGAGGTCCTCGCGCGTGCCGAGCGGGCGGTCGGCCGCTTCCTGCGGGAACGTCCGGCGCTGTACGAGGTGGATTCCTCCGGTTTCCTCAACGAGTTCTACAACACGCTGTTCGAGCTGGAGTTCGCCGAGGAGGAGCGGGGCGGCTTCCTCGCCCCCGACGGCCGGATGCGGCTGCGCCCGAACAACAGCTTCAGCCGTGAGCCGTACGAGCCGGAGTACGGCAAATACGGGGGCCCGGCCGGGGTGGAGCTCGCGGAGTGGCACTTCCAGCACTCCAGCGAGCTGGTCATCGACGCGGTGCGGGAGATGAATCTGCATCTGCGGACGGTCCGGCTGGGCACGGCGGCCCAGCTGATGATGGTGATGGCCGGTGTCTTCCTGCCCGACCGGGCGGAGCTGATCGACTACCTGGACCGCTATCACGCCTTCTGGCACAAGGCGTTCTCCGGCACCGACCTCATCGGCTCCGACGCCTACGACCGGGCGTACGCGTCGATGGGCTCCGGGCTCGGCCGGCGCTTCGACGCGGTGCGCGCGGCGGTGGGCGACGGCGGGACGGGCCGGCTGCCCGGTTTCCTCAGCGGCTGGGCCCGGCACTGCCGCGAACTGCGCGACCGCGCCACCGCCCTGACCACGGGCGAGGGCCTGGTCTTCCGCTCCTGGGACAGCACCCGGGACGAGCGGATCACGGACCCCGCCGTGTCGCTGCCGCTGCTCCTGTCGCCGTACATGCACATGACCAACAACCGGCTGCATGTGACGATCCGCGACGAGGCCTATCTGTCCCACGTGCTGGGGCGGGCGCTGCGCGAGGGCGCGCCGCCCGCGGAGGCCGGGCGATGA